The Vitis vinifera cultivar Pinot Noir 40024 chromosome 7, ASM3070453v1 genomic interval ATATGATAgcttaacaattttttctttcaagttcCTTTAAGAAATTGGAATTGATAATCATTAATCATTTCAGTTGTTTTTATAATGAATACGAAtatgatgattatttttttattttttttatttttccccctcttttctcattctccttctatttggattttttttcctaatttcattttatgtGAACCTTTTTTGAAGAAATGTTTGTAGAAAATTATGTGGATAACATGCTATGAAATGTGTTTTTtgtgtaattttcattttcttttgttttgacatacaaaaaactattctcatTTCCACTACCAGACAAGCTCAATGTTTTCAATTTGATTataagtaatattataataagatacaacaatgtaaaatattaatctgaatttatgttatttttttgttaattttttatcttttaattttaatttttcatagtTTTCAGGTGTGGGATAGATGGCGTGGCTCTTGATTATCATATCAGTTGTTTTAGTTTGGGTAGCTTCTCTATGTAAAACTCGCCAAGCATCATTCTCGCCATCCAAGACTGTCTTCTTGAATAATGGTGGGAAAAATCCTTATAAGATTTTCCTTATTGTtggtttttattgtttgttttaataaattttacttACCAAAATCAGGAGAGGTTCTTCAAAAGAGAAATGTCTTGCTGGTTATTGCCCATCCTGATGATGAGTCTATGTAAGCTTTAAAATCCATATACACAGAcaaattctctcttttttttttctttaataattgcatgaatttttttttttattgcttgaCAGTCTAGTTTGCAACTTTTTGTAATCTTATCCTATCTACTACAATTAGGTTTCTGGAACATCAGTAATGTATCCATACTCAGTCCTATAAGTCTTATAATGGTGTAGTatgattatgtttttaaataaacactACACTATGTGATGTTAATACTAGTTGGCTTCAGTAGCTTATAAACTCCGACTgaaatgctaggattttttctctttttaagagTAAGGTCAGTTTTTCATGTTCCACTTGtacttatttgatttatttctgGTATGACATGCATATTTGTTGTGTTTGTTATTATGGGAgttaatcaatttttatatgTTGTGTGATCCTGTGTTTGTTTGAGAACTTATTTATCATTACTGCAGGTTCTTTTCTCCAACAATAACTTTCCTGAATTCAAGGGGGCATAATCTTCATTTATTATGCATGTCAACTGGTAATGCACTGTTGTTGACTTGTGATTCAATCTTTGAATTTTTGGCCATTTAGATATGGTTTTATGTGAATCTCTTATCTTTAGTTGTATTGTATTATTTGAAGTACCCATCTGccattttctcataaaaaaaaggtACCTATCTGCGATGCATCAAATTCCACTGGAATACACTTTTCTGTTAATGATTCTATGAACTTGAGTCCTGTCTCCATTATGAACTTTTGTTTCACACTTAGCATGCTATGCATCTTGCTACTGAACATAGAGAAAGTTGAAGCTCTCATCAAATGTTTGAGTGTCTTTATTGGATCATGTCAGATTGATTGGTTTAAATTTCTGTTAATGATTCTATGAACTTGAGTCCTGTCTCCATTATGAACTTGAGACCTTCATGTGGGATTGTGGAAAGATATTATAGGAGAATGAGGAGAATTCTACCTTAGAATTTCTATTCTGGTCAAGAATAGGCTCGGGACTAGGTTCGGGTTAGACAGATGAGTGTAGTGCTCTTTATAAAAGGCTTTCCCTTTGCTTTTAAGTATAGCCTCTGCTAGATATGCTAGAATGATAGTTTATGGGAGGATGGGGGCCATTGTTCCCCTCATTTTGgaagatatttttagaattgAGAGATATGGGAGGTGGATCTATTAATGGAGCTCATTTATGTTATGAGTTCGCAAGCAGTAGAGCAAATTTGAACTCAAAAGGCCACTCTCCATACGCCTCATGCGTGTTATAGATGCttgtttttagatttaatttaaAGATCACATCAAGCCTATTTGTTTTCGATGTGGGATGGGATAGAGAATTTTTTACCAAAAAGGGTGGAGTAGCTTTGAGCTAAAATGGAAATTGCACTGAAACAAGATTAAGACCAAGGTCCACTAACCAACTATCTAATCAATTCTTCACTGTGGCTCACATGTGCTGTAACCTCATCTTTCAAGAATTAATTTAAAGCCCTTATCAACTCTATTAGTTTCCGGTGTGGGACACTGGGGTGACCCGTTTCAAACCTAAAGCCCATTAGGTCACTCTCTAGTTTCCATTATGCAAAAATGGATGGCATTAGGCCACTCCCCATTATGCCCACATGAGTCCAATTCTATGTTTCTCGATTTAATTTATGCAAAAGGATGTTATTGCAGGCCAAGGGTTGGCCAGTGAGCCACTTTTGTAAAATAatgttgtatatatatatatatatataattggatgttttaaatttttgctcaaataaacatgaatatttaattccacatttatttttgtaatgataagtatgaaaataatataagttaaacaatgtaataatttttaaaattataaaataataggaTGTATAACTTTGATatgtagataaaattaaataatggaAATTTTCATCTATCTTGAATATATGTTCAAGCTTACATACTATacattgttttatttaataaaattaaactattaatacatttatatttatttgttcatgatttaatttaatactaaagatgaaacaataaaatattactAAGCTTTTAAATTGTTTATGTATTTGcatatattcttaatttattatagttattattagttttaataacagtataaattatatatttatgaagtCATGTGGATATCATGGTTTGACTGTGGTTGAACCACCGATTTGACTAATGAACTGTGGTCAATAACTTTTTTGATTCAATGACTAGTtcagttttgaaaacattgtttGTCCCTTGGCCCAAAAGTTTGAGGTACCTATGCTCCATTGACAACATGTTTTGTTGTCTAGGAATGACATGGAGGAAGATCTCAACCATTGAACTCCTTATGAGGTGTGGATGATGATGAACGGATGTAGTCTAATGTTAAACTAATGAAGAATCAGAAAATCGCATTCTAATTGGCAATTTTGGATTGCAATGGATGTTTCTAGATTCAGTTAAAGATCTCCTGATGGGATAGAAGGTTCAAGGTTTGGATAAGTAGCAGAAAGTGTAACATATGGCTTCCTTTTGCTTGTTTTGATGCTTTTAGAGACAGCATAATGATCAAATATTGAATGACAAAGTTTCTTGATTAAAAATTAGGAGAGCTTTGTTAGAACCTTGTTGGAGTGGTCTAGAGCTTTATTGGGGATTGAGAATTTTAGATTGttgaatttcttagataatCTCAAGTAGGAATAGTTAGCTTTATGTCACGGGCCTAAAGTTCCAATGCAGTAGCACGACCCTTGTGGTGACCCCTGTGGGCATGAATCAAGGGGCTTAGTCTGCACGTCATGCATTCCAATTGCCCTATGTTGATTGGTTTTGTCTTGCCATGGACTCATTAATGGAACGACTCCAGCTCCTGACCAATTTGTGTAGGAGTGGCCAAACTCCTCTCCATTATCAAGTCCTTGACTAGTAACAAGCTCTCCAAACTTAACCTGTCGGCGTGCTTGAACTTTGAAGAAGCTTCCAACACCACTTACACGCCCTTTCCTTGAAGCAATTCCCATTTCATTACGCTCAAATCAGTCAACATACTAGTCTTGATTAGCACCTTCGCTACGGTCATGGACACCAAACAAACAGTtcgtgacactctcccccacccaATCTCTTGCACGCCCTCGTGCAGGGGTTTATGTCTTTGCCAAATGATGCCCTCAAACGTTGCTGCTTCCCATGAGCCATCAATCACCAAAGGTCCGCTGTTTATACCAAATGGGCCGAAGGGGACATCCACTCACCCAGGATGCGACATCCACTCGTTGTATTAACCCAGTAACACCCCGAAAGTGTTAACCTAGTAACACCTCGGAACTGTTAACCCAGTAACTCCCCGGAAGTGTGCACCTAGACACGAACTTCCACCCTTAGTAGGCGACACCCCTATGTGTTACTAGAATAACCAGCGACACCTTGCAATCTAGAGGCACCCATATTCCCTCATAGGTCCTCATAAGTGTAGCTTCGCTACACGCCACAATGCCAATCTTTCCACTGTTGAAACATGAGGCTTCATAGGCTACTTGTATTGCCATCAGGGAGATAACTCTTTGGCCAAAGATTGTTAGAAGGGAACACTGCTATGCTTGACCTTCTGTCTCGTTCTGATAGCGGCACGGCCCATGTAGCAACCCTTGTGGGCATGAATCAAGGGGCTTAGTCTGCATGCCATCCATTTCAAATGCTCTATGCTGATTGGTTTTGTCCTGCCATGGACTCATCAGGGGAACGACTCTAGCTCTCGATCAATTTATGTAGGAGTGGCCAAGCTCCTCTTTATTGTCAAGTCCTTGACTAGCGACAAGCTCCCCAAACTTAACCAGGTTGGCCTGCCTGAACTTTGAAAAAGCTTCCAACACCACTTTCATGCCCTTTCCCTGGAGCAATTCCCATTTTATTATGCTCAAATCAGTCAACATACTAGTCTTGATCAATACTTTCGCTATAGTCATGAACACCAGACAAACAGTCTATGACATTTAGCTTGCTGTTTTTTGGCTAGCATGTTTgttcttgtttgtttgtttttatttttatttatattttattttttatttttccccctCTAGTGCCTCTTGCGTACTTCCTGTGTATAGAGGGTGCGCTGTCTTTTGTTGGCACTTTTATTATCTGTTGTTTGCCTATAAAAAGATTATCCTCTTACTTTGGATTGTACAATAATAATGTGAAATCCATTATCACACAACAGGAACCTACTAGTTATTTCAGCTATTTTTCCTTTGATAGTTTGTAGGTCATTCATGATAAGAGAAACTGTAAAATTCGTGGTTTTCACTTATGTACGAGATATTTTATTTCCAATTATTGTCTCAGTGGCACTTTATATGGGGATTGCGATTTGAATTGCAACTGGTGGAAAACATGCAGTTTACTGTTTTAGAGGATTTTGATCCCACAATTCTGGCCTAATTTAGTAAAGTGCTAACCGGGGGGAAGGATTTCCTGTTGAGTGGTTCTTTTTGCTATTTGTTtcactcttttttctttcttggggTATTTGAAGTGTTAGTAGTCACGCCCATCCAAAGAAAAGTGTACACCTATATTAGCTATACATTTACTTTCTAATGCATCTTTTTTTGAGGAAGTTAAAACAGGGGCACATTGAATAACATCTTCCATTCTATGATATGtttgatatattgttttatggatttttttttccatcagtTTTATTTGTTATGTAGGCAATGCAGATGGCATGGGAAATATTAGAAAAGAAGAGCTCTACCAGGCTAGTGCAATTCTGAAGGTGCATAATAGGTCAAAAGAACAATGCATGTTTTGTATTTTCCCAGCACCATTCTGGCAGCTAAAAATCCAAGCTTCTCTATATGCATCTTCACctagttttttatgttttcattgcTCCTGAGTTTATTTATCCGGCTTTGCATTCATACCAAAGATAGGTGCTCACAGGACATAGAGTAGTTCAGCtgtaagctttgaaaaaaaaatcatccagtAATTACCctattattttgtttcattttaacTTCTATATGCAGGTTCCACTTCAACAAGTGAAGATCCTGGACCACCCAGATTTCCAGGTTCCACCTTAACTGGTAGTATGGTTTGAAATACATCTTGAGGTATAAGTTTGGATATAATCTGACTTGAGTGCCATTATTAGGATGGTTTTGGGAAAGTGTGGAATCATGCTTTACTGGCAAAGATCATTGAAGAGGAAGTTATTTCTCATGCCATTGACACAGTAAGATCTTGCTTTCCATTTGCTAGTTAGGTTATTCCTTAGCCCACAGTGAGTTTATTCACTATCTATCATATGGACATGAATTCTTGCATTGTTAAAGGGTCTTCAACCTTTTAGCTTTTGATGGTGTTGCAACAAGGAGTGTGTCAAACCCTGAATCtcaaattcataaattaatCCAAAATCACAAGGATCTAACTCGAACTTTTGAAACTTGAGATGGTGTAAAAGGACAATTATGTGATTTCCTAGGCCTAAGATCTTATAATTGTTTATGATAAAGtaagaacataaaaaatatgCAAATGATAGCTTACAAAAATGTCaatttatttgattatatatattagGAAAATTAATTGTCTAGCAACTCTTATGTTTCCCTAGCCATGAGGCACTAACTAAATGTAATTAGCATTAAACTGGGTTTAACCTATAATTTTAAGTGATTGGTATTAAACTAGGTTGAATTCATGATAACCtctaattaaattcaatttatccTAATGCaaagatttagattttaaataatgCTACTTGGTATTATTGATTGGCTAGATGTTTTACTTCATTCCATTACGACATTTATCTCTATCTTCTACactaattttgttttatgtttctaaACTTCTGTTTTCATATTGTTCTTTCAGATAATTACTTTCGATGATTATGGTGTTTCAGGCCATTGCAATCATATTGACGTGCATCGAGGGTTAtggtaaattgatttttttacttttaaattccATTTATAAACTTGTTATGTTCAAAGAACCACTTCAATCATGGTACATGCGATAATGATTTCAAATCTATGGATGAGTTTACTATGCAAAATCAATGGCTACTATAATCCCATGGTTATATAGAAGAAATTTCCCCAAAACAGAGAGTAGCTACTATTTATGACAAAATGGTAGTTGATGTAGCTGAATAATTCTAGCATAACCATTATTGGTTATGAGTGGTATGTAAGTGcttttctattcatttttatGACCATGCCTAATGTAATCACATGGTCATGCAGAAGAAATTTTATGGGAAAGGAAAGCAAGGATTTTTGCAAATAGATGGAGAGCCTTTAAGACAGTGGGATCAATTCTATTTCTCTTCATCCCTCTAGGTATTGACTTTTGTAACATCTGAGGGCAGTCCTGTAAGCATTATCTAGATTAGAACCTAATGTGCAAATGTACTAGGTTGTCAAAGGAGACACTACCTATTTGGATACCTCTTCCCGTGGGTGTTGTTAAACTGAATTTTGGCGGATGTACTCTGGGTGATTTAGGACAAATAGGAATTGGCTAACAGGTCATCTTGGAATACTGGTATGAGTGTTCTTGAACATGCTGCAGAGGACCTAGCCATTAAGGAAGAGACTAGCTTTTTTGGAAGGCTTGAAGATAGCCAAAGTTGAAGGTCTTTTTAATCTTTTGGTAGAGGGAGATTTACCTATAGTTATATCCCATGGTCTTGCAAACTAGGTTCCAATCTAGCATAATAAGGCTCAATTGGATGTCTGCAAAAGCTTCATTGATAGAAGCCCATTGtaaataatagaaatagaaaaagtcCCAAATTGATTCTAAGGTCCTCtatttatcctcaaaaatccttgcgTTCCTTTCCCACACAATGGTCCAATCAAAGTGAGGCTAGTAATGTGCCAAAGTGTTCTACCTTGAGGAAGTCCCCCAAAAACTTTAAACGATATAATCAACATGTCCTCCACCTTTGTAGGTCAAACTCAATCAATTCCTGCAACTTGGAACAATCTACGCCATAACGTCATTGCAATAGAGCAATGTAAAAAAGCATGATTTGTAGACTCCCTACTCCCCTTGCATATAACACACCAATCTGGACTAAGCACTTTGTATGGTCTTTTCTATCaaagcaagtcattagtattaacTTTCTTATTTTCCACAAGCCATGCAAAGGCCTTCACTTTTGTTAGAGCTTTggatttctaaataaaatttgtaggaATAAAAGGATTTAAATTGGTCGAAGCAGAGATGGCATTAAAAATGGTACTAATTGAGGACAATCCCAAGGATGTCAAGGACCAAGCTTTTGTGTTAGGAAAAGTGGGTGGCAAATAGACTATGTGCTAAAGCAGACATTAGACAAGCTAGCTCCTCAACTTCTTGCTCTAAGAggttatgaaaaaaattgaagttctGAGGTATAGAGAGGGAGGAGAAAGCCGGCACTGAGGGAATAATAGAGTTTCTC includes:
- the LOC100855158 gene encoding uncharacterized protein LOC100855158 isoform X2, yielding MAWLLIIISVVLVWVASLCKTRQASFSPSKTVFLNNGEVLQKRNVLLVIAHPDDESMFFSPTITFLNSRGHNLHLLCMSTGNADGMGNIRKEELYQASAILKVPLQQVKILDHPDFQDGFGKVWNHALLAKIIEEEVISHAIDTIITFDDYGVSGHCNHIDVHRGLWMLLHDTSERNIEAWELVSTNILRKYSGPIDIWLSILSSMCYPSENMHCLLNKNPHKSFLAMAQHQSQWVWFRKLFVSFSSYTYVNRLRKIKAHNPVL
- the LOC100855158 gene encoding uncharacterized protein LOC100855158 isoform X4, giving the protein MAWLLIIISVVLVWVASLCKTRQASFSPSKTVFLNNGEVLQKRNVLLVIAHPDDESIFICYVGNADGMGNIRKEELYQASAILKVPLQQVKILDHPDFQDGFGKVWNHALLAKIIEEEVISHAIDTIITFDDYGVSGHCNHIDVHRGLCRMLLHDTSERNIEAWELVSTNILRKYSGPIDIWLSILSSMCYPSENMHCLLNKNPHKSFLAMAQHQSQWVWFRKLFVSFSSYTYVNRLRKIKAHNPVL
- the LOC100855158 gene encoding uncharacterized protein LOC100855158 isoform X3, with translation MAWLLIIISVVLVWVASLCKTRQASFSPSKTVFLNNGEVLQKRNVLLVIAHPDDESMFFSPTITFLNSRGHNLHLLCMSTGNADGMGNIRKEELYQASAILKVPLQQVKILDHPDFQDGFGKVWNHALLAKIIEEEVISHAIDTIITFDDYGVSGHCNHIDVHRGLCRMLLHDTSERNIEAWELVSTNILRKYSGPIDIWLSILSSMCYPSENMHCLLNKNPHKSFLAMAQHQSQWVWFRKLFVSFSSYTYVNRLRKIK
- the LOC100855158 gene encoding uncharacterized protein LOC100855158 isoform X1 → MAWLLIIISVVLVWVASLCKTRQASFSPSKTVFLNNGEVLQKRNVLLVIAHPDDESMFFSPTITFLNSRGHNLHLLCMSTGNADGMGNIRKEELYQASAILKVPLQQVKILDHPDFQDGFGKVWNHALLAKIIEEEVISHAIDTIITFDDYGVSGHCNHIDVHRGLCRMLLHDTSERNIEAWELVSTNILRKYSGPIDIWLSILSSMCYPSENMHCLLNKNPHKSFLAMAQHQSQWVWFRKLFVSFSSYTYVNRLRKIKAHNPVL